A single genomic interval of Streptomyces graminofaciens harbors:
- the serC gene encoding phosphoserine transaminase, whose amino-acid sequence MADIQIPADIKPADGRFGAGPSKVRTEALDALAATGTSLLGTSHRQAPVKNLVGQVREGISELFSLPEGYEVVLGNGGSTAFWDVATHGLIENKSQHLTFGEFSSKFAKAAKLAPWLAEPTVVSSDPGTHPEPQAEAGVDVYAFTHNETSTGVAAPLNRVAGADEGALVLVDATSGAGGLPVDIAETDVYYFAPQKSFASEGGLWIGVFSPAAIERAERIHASGRHIPEFFSLPTAIDNSRKNQTYNTPALATLFLLNQQLEWINGQGGLSWSTARTKDSSTRLYTWAEESKHATPFVTDPAKRSQVIGTIDFADEIDAAAIAKVLRANGIVDTEPYRKLGRNQLRVAMFPAIDPADVEALTKCVDYVIEKL is encoded by the coding sequence GTGGCTGATATCCAGATCCCCGCTGACATCAAGCCCGCCGACGGTCGATTCGGCGCGGGCCCCTCCAAGGTGCGGACGGAGGCGCTGGACGCGCTGGCCGCCACCGGTACCTCCCTGCTCGGCACATCCCACCGCCAGGCCCCGGTCAAGAACCTGGTCGGCCAGGTCCGCGAGGGCATCTCCGAGCTGTTCTCCCTCCCCGAGGGCTACGAGGTCGTCCTCGGCAACGGCGGCTCCACCGCGTTCTGGGACGTCGCGACGCACGGCCTGATCGAGAACAAGTCGCAGCACCTCACCTTCGGCGAGTTCAGCTCGAAGTTCGCCAAGGCCGCCAAGCTCGCCCCGTGGCTCGCCGAGCCCACCGTCGTCTCCTCCGACCCCGGCACGCACCCGGAGCCGCAGGCCGAAGCGGGCGTCGACGTCTACGCCTTCACCCACAACGAGACGTCGACCGGTGTCGCCGCCCCCCTGAACCGCGTCGCGGGCGCCGACGAGGGCGCCCTCGTCCTGGTCGACGCCACCTCCGGCGCCGGCGGCCTGCCCGTCGACATCGCCGAGACGGACGTCTACTACTTCGCCCCGCAGAAGTCCTTCGCCTCCGAGGGCGGCCTCTGGATCGGCGTCTTCTCCCCGGCCGCCATCGAGCGCGCCGAGCGGATCCACGCCTCCGGCCGCCACATCCCGGAGTTCTTCAGCCTCCCCACGGCGATCGACAACTCCCGTAAGAACCAGACGTACAACACGCCGGCCCTCGCGACCCTCTTCCTGCTCAACCAGCAGCTGGAGTGGATCAACGGCCAGGGCGGTCTGAGCTGGTCCACGGCCCGTACGAAGGACTCCTCGACCCGGCTGTACACCTGGGCGGAGGAGTCGAAGCACGCGACCCCGTTCGTCACCGACCCCGCCAAGCGCTCGCAGGTCATCGGCACGATCGACTTCGCCGACGAGATCGACGCGGCCGCCATCGCCAAGGTCCTGCGCGCCAACGGCATCGTCGACACCGAGCCCTACCGCAAGCTCGGCCGCAACCAGCTGCGCGTCGCCATGTTCCCGGCGATCGACCCGGCGGACGTCGAGGCGCTCACGAAGTGCGTCGACTACGTGATCGAGAAGCTGTAG
- a CDS encoding NACHT domain-containing protein, with the protein MGYELQRRKVRIVTGPPAAGPLRELGAHARRPFVAVFWRLRTRWLLQRGVTHARRWWNPPGTTLLVTVVSLLTLALVAWVVAGVVGLFAKNTKYSPDAVCEGKSEACGAISGVLLPVLVVAFSTLLFLSWRLWRVRRFCTCRARNEPGRLVQTAGSLMDEVVGRDQLCNAIMSNLGDKSVRRPHVVVGGVGVGKTALLVRLAQKLAAEGAVPIPVRLRDAQGRDSLDFSALALERFREIVQSKVQSEGEIDRLWKWLRQRADRIVVLADGLEEAFCEDDMRGRRDNLIREGIRRAGEEGLPLVIASRPHDPLRAMQAAVSELEPLSNEAALRYIAGSGSWRSDPTLLDRIVEATDMPESPIYLKIAKDLHSKDLLEPLWTGDNPDLRLHDSWKLRVELLETWIRALADGDVHPELPIAHDTRLAVVEYISALACIGLASDSADVGLGELDPSLGEWNRRVGQRLDQRLEELRWRPKVYARQHGSASPRRGRHCEEAHGDADWWVGPRVDVRIAATWGTRMGLVHEDGDKVRFQHSIVQAYLGSRFLDKMFEHSEIATLPDEAHLTRALRRGGRELLIALTLYSRTRKGSCTCADGSADGSGPRAQWCPVNRMCAQLQQQAKKLLAEAYRARLVSEQAHPHPDGNGNGNGPDDRGSPRLRAIEIYGAAVEIDSVGAAPRQHALITEIEKDWNRLGQDEDPARLREAKLALVKQCGTAVRRVAAARSVEPGATHTPYPPYGVLFRIGRKESDRRVCEALVKEIGAGGEPAYRALCEKLSAACVSVATGRQCGSRKANRKVARQLKPTPDSAIEEASPTAHEDGCGSAARNRTAPPGWDDRRSAEEEALAEKGRWNCNAMRAWLLPLLVDSSLMSRHLASPHDDLDNWVKVATGENADADIHEDGPGAAIGLGVALARGFKYAANRRPGPGSDRKAREFLVKQAQELLKHSTFWYTRLTLLHALTLWSLPDDVNADQPIRGHGANPKGQVREWLSLGGGGRDGDRKEHPLVEAAAKLAVRALQTRRPERFLWIDEAAQAAGIGTEVGLPGEQRAHNLWIPPSTGWSTLDPTAQQLLADVLLLMVLGERSYRPKDGFRLLELCSHESDRMPSCVRKDRTRLAPVRGAERTSQPGSNCTDDCRLKMCPYPAKAENLRAEFSEVFCLHQRDLLKKWQPWAWASLRFRREAPWQRKVPIAGLRRFWDQMSDRARDMDPDDTETSHAHVCR; encoded by the coding sequence ATGGGGTACGAACTCCAGCGGCGCAAGGTCAGGATCGTCACGGGCCCGCCGGCAGCGGGGCCTCTGCGAGAACTGGGGGCTCACGCCCGGCGCCCGTTCGTGGCCGTTTTCTGGCGGCTGCGCACCCGGTGGCTGCTCCAGCGGGGCGTGACGCATGCGAGGCGGTGGTGGAATCCGCCGGGGACGACGTTGTTGGTGACGGTTGTGTCGCTGCTGACGCTGGCGCTCGTCGCCTGGGTGGTCGCCGGGGTGGTGGGCCTCTTCGCGAAGAATACGAAGTACAGCCCGGACGCGGTGTGCGAGGGAAAGAGCGAGGCGTGCGGTGCCATCTCCGGCGTCCTGCTCCCCGTACTCGTCGTCGCCTTCTCCACCCTCCTGTTCCTGTCCTGGCGCCTGTGGCGGGTCCGCCGCTTCTGCACGTGCCGGGCGCGGAACGAGCCCGGCCGTCTGGTGCAGACCGCGGGCAGTCTCATGGACGAGGTGGTCGGACGCGACCAGCTCTGCAACGCCATCATGTCGAACCTCGGTGACAAGAGCGTCCGACGGCCACATGTCGTCGTGGGCGGCGTGGGTGTCGGCAAGACCGCGCTGCTGGTCCGGCTGGCTCAGAAACTCGCGGCGGAGGGGGCCGTTCCGATCCCCGTGCGGCTGCGCGACGCCCAGGGCCGGGACTCGCTGGACTTCAGTGCGCTGGCGCTCGAACGCTTCCGCGAGATCGTGCAGTCGAAGGTGCAGTCCGAGGGCGAGATCGACAGGTTGTGGAAATGGCTGCGGCAGCGGGCCGACCGGATCGTGGTCCTCGCGGACGGACTGGAGGAGGCGTTCTGCGAGGACGACATGAGGGGCCGGCGCGACAACCTGATCCGGGAGGGGATACGCCGGGCCGGTGAGGAAGGACTGCCGCTCGTGATCGCCTCCCGGCCGCACGACCCGCTGCGCGCGATGCAGGCGGCCGTGTCGGAGCTGGAGCCGCTGAGCAACGAGGCGGCGCTGCGCTACATCGCCGGCAGCGGCAGCTGGCGCTCCGATCCGACGCTGCTCGACCGGATCGTGGAGGCCACCGACATGCCGGAGTCCCCGATCTATCTGAAGATCGCCAAGGATCTGCACAGCAAGGACCTGCTGGAACCCCTGTGGACCGGCGACAACCCGGATCTCCGGCTCCACGACAGCTGGAAGCTACGGGTGGAACTGCTGGAAACCTGGATCCGCGCGCTGGCCGACGGGGACGTCCACCCCGAACTCCCCATCGCCCACGACACGAGGCTGGCGGTCGTCGAGTACATCTCCGCGCTGGCGTGTATCGGCCTGGCCTCGGACAGCGCCGACGTCGGCCTCGGCGAACTCGACCCCTCCCTCGGCGAGTGGAACCGACGCGTCGGACAACGGCTGGACCAGCGGCTGGAGGAGCTGCGGTGGCGGCCGAAGGTGTACGCCCGGCAGCACGGCAGCGCGTCGCCCCGGCGAGGACGCCACTGCGAGGAGGCCCACGGTGACGCCGACTGGTGGGTGGGCCCCCGGGTCGACGTCCGGATCGCCGCGACCTGGGGTACGCGGATGGGCCTGGTCCACGAGGACGGTGACAAGGTCCGCTTTCAGCACAGCATCGTGCAGGCGTATCTCGGCTCCCGCTTCCTCGACAAGATGTTCGAGCACTCGGAGATCGCCACTCTGCCGGACGAGGCCCACCTCACCCGGGCGCTGCGCCGGGGCGGCCGCGAACTCCTCATCGCCCTCACGCTGTACTCCCGCACTCGGAAAGGGAGTTGCACCTGTGCCGACGGCTCGGCAGACGGCTCGGGGCCGCGCGCGCAGTGGTGCCCCGTCAACAGGATGTGCGCCCAGTTGCAGCAGCAGGCCAAGAAGCTGCTGGCCGAGGCGTACCGGGCACGGCTGGTGTCCGAGCAGGCGCACCCGCACCCCGACGGCAACGGCAACGGCAACGGGCCCGACGACCGGGGCAGTCCACGGCTGAGAGCGATCGAGATCTACGGTGCCGCCGTGGAGATCGACAGCGTCGGGGCCGCACCGAGGCAGCACGCCCTGATCACGGAGATCGAGAAGGACTGGAACCGGCTCGGCCAGGACGAGGACCCCGCGCGGCTCCGCGAGGCGAAGCTCGCCCTGGTGAAGCAGTGCGGAACGGCGGTACGCCGCGTGGCCGCCGCCCGGAGCGTGGAACCGGGCGCCACGCACACGCCGTACCCGCCCTACGGCGTCCTGTTCCGGATCGGCCGCAAGGAGTCGGACCGCCGGGTGTGCGAGGCACTCGTCAAGGAGATCGGGGCGGGCGGCGAACCGGCGTACCGGGCACTGTGCGAGAAGCTCTCCGCGGCCTGTGTCTCGGTCGCGACCGGGCGGCAGTGCGGCAGCCGGAAGGCGAACCGGAAGGTCGCGCGGCAGTTGAAGCCCACACCCGATTCGGCGATCGAAGAGGCGTCCCCGACGGCGCACGAGGACGGCTGCGGGTCGGCGGCACGGAACCGGACCGCCCCGCCGGGATGGGACGACCGCAGGTCCGCCGAGGAGGAGGCACTGGCGGAGAAGGGCAGATGGAACTGCAACGCCATGCGCGCCTGGCTCCTCCCCCTGCTCGTCGACTCCTCCCTGATGTCCCGTCACCTCGCCAGCCCCCACGACGACCTGGACAACTGGGTCAAGGTGGCGACCGGCGAGAACGCCGACGCCGACATCCACGAGGACGGCCCCGGCGCCGCCATCGGCCTCGGGGTCGCGCTGGCCCGAGGGTTCAAGTACGCCGCCAACCGCCGGCCCGGCCCCGGGTCCGACCGCAAGGCCCGCGAGTTCCTCGTCAAGCAGGCCCAGGAGCTGCTGAAGCACAGCACGTTCTGGTACACGCGGCTGACGCTGCTGCACGCGCTCACCTTGTGGAGCCTGCCCGACGACGTCAACGCGGACCAGCCGATCCGCGGCCACGGCGCGAACCCCAAGGGGCAGGTCAGGGAGTGGCTGTCGCTGGGCGGTGGCGGCCGGGACGGAGACCGGAAGGAGCATCCGCTGGTGGAGGCGGCCGCGAAGCTGGCGGTCCGCGCGCTGCAGACCCGGCGGCCCGAGCGGTTCCTGTGGATCGACGAGGCGGCCCAGGCGGCCGGCATCGGCACCGAGGTCGGGCTCCCCGGGGAGCAGCGGGCCCACAACCTGTGGATACCGCCGTCCACCGGGTGGAGCACCCTGGACCCCACGGCCCAGCAACTGCTGGCGGACGTACTGCTGCTGATGGTGCTCGGCGAGCGGTCGTACCGCCCGAAGGACGGATTCCGCCTACTGGAACTGTGTTCCCATGAGTCGGACCGGATGCCCTCCTGCGTACGCAAGGACCGCACCCGGCTGGCCCCCGTCCGAGGCGCGGAACGCACGTCGCAGCCCGGCTCCAACTGCACGGACGACTGCCGGCTGAAGATGTGCCCCTATCCGGCGAAGGCGGAGAACCTGCGGGCGGAGTTCAGCGAGGTCTTCTGTCTGCACCAGCGCGACCTGCTCAAGAAGTGGCAACCCTGGGCATGGGCGTCCCTGCGCTTCCGCCGCGAGGCCCCCTGGCAACGCAAGGTCCCCATCGCCGGCCTGCGCCGCTTCTGGGACCAGATGAGCGACCGCGCCCGCGACATGGACCCGGACGACACGGAGACCAGCCACGCGCACGTCTGCAGGTGA
- a CDS encoding Uma2 family endonuclease — MTVLEDRIAMAESDNTRQLDEMFERLEKMPVPEGYKVEIVGGAIFMSPQRDIHWETIRMVIWALEDRFGRKAKVFSDVRIDFPGRLNGYCPDVAKLRDGATKNDEGRWRYQDVEFIAEVISKDTALNDYGPKKTAYALAEVPVYVVADPYTGKCRLFTQPKEGDYMSDTSLTYGTDVDMTSTPLDLVLKTDEFPRD; from the coding sequence ATGACCGTCCTTGAAGACAGGATCGCGATGGCCGAGAGCGACAACACGCGCCAGCTCGACGAAATGTTCGAACGGCTCGAGAAGATGCCCGTCCCCGAGGGATACAAGGTAGAGATCGTCGGGGGGGCCATCTTCATGTCACCGCAGCGGGACATCCACTGGGAAACCATTCGCATGGTCATCTGGGCGTTGGAGGATCGCTTCGGACGGAAAGCGAAGGTGTTCTCGGACGTCCGCATCGACTTCCCCGGCCGTCTGAACGGTTACTGCCCTGACGTGGCCAAGCTGCGCGATGGCGCCACGAAGAACGACGAGGGTCGCTGGCGCTACCAGGACGTGGAGTTCATCGCCGAGGTCATCTCCAAGGACACGGCCCTGAACGACTACGGCCCCAAAAAGACCGCGTACGCCCTCGCCGAAGTCCCCGTATATGTGGTCGCCGACCCGTACACAGGCAAGTGTCGCCTGTTCACCCAGCCCAAAGAGGGCGACTACATGAGTGACACGTCCCTCACCTACGGCACCGACGTCGACATGACCAGCACCCCGCTCGACCTCGTCCTCAAGACCGACGAGTTCCCGCGCGACTAG
- a CDS encoding GDSL-type esterase/lipase family protein — translation MLRFMPVGDSMTIGSAGEHTWRHRLWQHLRATHHGPFEIVGPRETLYDKATETPTSYEYADTDPRFPRAHLAGWGEGWLHMAPLIADAIREHRANVLLVSLGLIDLGFYTNAGQTAENARRFIAAAREADPRVRMALLPVIPNVRAESDAPFAAQVAHFNELLAKTAADLDEPRSPILLASPPQAWDINWDTYDGTHPNASGEHKIAAAFAGAMHEAWDLGGPYELP, via the coding sequence ATGCTCAGGTTCATGCCCGTAGGCGACTCCATGACGATCGGCAGCGCGGGCGAACACACATGGCGCCACCGCCTCTGGCAACACCTCCGCGCGACACACCACGGCCCCTTCGAGATCGTCGGCCCGCGCGAGACGCTCTACGACAAGGCGACGGAGACACCCACGTCGTACGAGTACGCCGACACCGACCCCCGTTTCCCGCGCGCCCATCTCGCCGGCTGGGGCGAGGGCTGGCTGCACATGGCCCCCCTGATCGCCGACGCCATCCGTGAACACCGCGCGAACGTCCTGCTCGTCTCCCTCGGCCTGATCGACCTCGGCTTCTACACGAACGCCGGCCAGACCGCCGAGAACGCCCGCCGCTTCATCGCGGCCGCCCGTGAGGCGGACCCACGCGTCCGCATGGCCCTGCTCCCGGTGATCCCCAACGTCCGCGCGGAATCGGACGCCCCCTTCGCCGCCCAGGTCGCCCACTTCAACGAACTCCTCGCCAAAACGGCCGCCGACCTGGACGAACCCCGCTCCCCGATCCTCCTGGCGTCCCCGCCCCAGGCGTGGGACATCAACTGGGACACCTACGACGGCACCCACCCGAACGCCTCCGGAGAACACAAGATCGCGGCGGCCTTCGCGGGGGCGATGCACGAGGCGTGGGACTTGGGCGGCCCGTACGAACTGCCGTGA
- a CDS encoding AraC family transcriptional regulator: protein MLERLNQAMGYIEDHLDEVVDVAEVARVAATSEYHLRRMFSALAGMALSEYVRRRRLTVAGAEVLAGREPLLTIAVRYGYGSGEAFARAFRVMHGVGPGEARRGGTALVSQPRLTFRLTVEGSSSMRYRVVDRPAFAVVGFKARVPLVHTGPNQAIIDFVRGIEPQARERLEKLSDQDPQGILAVCDDLDPGRAEGTELDYYHGVVTSAAPVEGAGSDGMSVLDVPAGTWAVFTTSGPVPEAIQYLWRDVFTEWFPSNPYRSRPGPEILRTHLSPDGTEADAELWLPVERERG, encoded by the coding sequence GTGCTGGAGCGGCTCAACCAGGCCATGGGGTACATCGAGGATCACCTCGACGAGGTCGTCGACGTGGCCGAGGTGGCCCGTGTCGCGGCCACGTCCGAGTACCACCTGCGCCGGATGTTCTCCGCGCTCGCGGGCATGGCGCTGTCGGAGTACGTCCGCCGTCGGCGGCTCACCGTCGCGGGCGCCGAGGTGCTCGCCGGGCGCGAGCCGTTGCTGACGATCGCCGTGCGCTACGGCTACGGCTCGGGTGAGGCGTTCGCCCGGGCGTTCCGTGTCATGCACGGTGTCGGGCCGGGTGAAGCCCGGCGCGGCGGCACCGCGCTCGTCTCCCAGCCCAGGTTGACCTTCCGCCTCACCGTCGAGGGGAGCAGCAGTATGCGCTATCGCGTAGTGGACAGGCCGGCCTTCGCCGTCGTCGGCTTCAAGGCCCGGGTGCCGCTGGTGCACACGGGGCCGAACCAGGCGATCATCGATTTCGTCCGGGGGATCGAACCGCAGGCCCGGGAGCGACTGGAGAAGCTGTCGGACCAGGACCCGCAGGGCATCCTCGCGGTCTGCGACGACCTGGATCCGGGCCGGGCCGAGGGCACCGAACTCGACTACTACCACGGAGTGGTCACGTCGGCGGCTCCCGTGGAAGGAGCGGGCTCCGACGGCATGAGCGTCCTGGACGTGCCGGCCGGCACCTGGGCGGTCTTCACCACCTCCGGGCCGGTGCCGGAGGCCATCCAGTACCTGTGGCGGGACGTGTTCACGGAGTGGTTCCCGTCCAACCCGTACCGGAGCCGCCCCGGCCCGGAGATACTGCGCACCCACCTGTCGCCGGACGGCACCGAGGCGGACGCGGAGCTGTGGCTCCCGGTGGAGCGGGAGCGGGGCTGA
- a CDS encoding cellulase family glycosylhydrolase: MFRSLRRALCAVAAALLLPLAAIQTPAHAAEAAPGAGYWHTSGRQILDAAGQPVRVAGINWFGFETGNHVVHGLWSRDYKSMVDQMKSLGYNTIRVPYSDDILKSGTMPDSINFSDGKNAGLQGLTSLQVLDKLVAYAGQTGLKVILDRHRPDAGGQSALWYTASVPESTWITNLKALATRYKGDPTVIGIDLHNEPHDPACWGCGDTTRDWRLAAQRAGNAVLSVNPELLIFVEGVQTFNGVSGWWGGNLMGVAQYPVQLDVANRVVYSAHDYATSVAQQSWFSDPTFPDNMPGVWDKYWGYIFKQNIAPVWVGEFGTTLQSTVDQRWLAALVTYLRSTSAYGSDSFHWTFWSWNPNSGDTGGILKDDWSTVDTVKDGYLAGIKAPGFPGGGGGGGGGGGGGGSATCAAAYTVSSDWGSGFNAEVKVTNTGTSAIGSWKVTWTWPGSQQVTNMWNASYTQSGSTVTAVNAAHNGALAAGGSASFGFGGAPGGGGVPSVSCTAG; the protein is encoded by the coding sequence ATGTTCCGCAGCTTGCGAAGAGCACTGTGCGCGGTGGCGGCGGCGCTCCTGTTACCGCTGGCGGCGATCCAGACGCCGGCCCACGCGGCCGAGGCGGCTCCTGGTGCCGGCTACTGGCACACCAGCGGTCGGCAGATCCTGGACGCGGCCGGGCAACCGGTCCGGGTCGCCGGGATCAACTGGTTCGGCTTCGAGACCGGTAACCACGTGGTGCACGGCCTCTGGTCGCGTGACTACAAGAGCATGGTCGACCAGATGAAGTCGCTGGGCTACAACACGATCCGTGTCCCGTACAGCGACGACATCCTCAAGTCGGGCACGATGCCCGACAGCATCAACTTCTCCGACGGCAAGAACGCCGGTCTGCAGGGGCTGACCTCCCTCCAGGTCCTGGACAAGCTCGTCGCGTACGCCGGTCAGACGGGCCTGAAGGTCATCCTCGACCGGCATCGCCCGGACGCGGGCGGCCAGTCGGCGCTCTGGTACACGGCGTCGGTTCCCGAGTCGACCTGGATCACCAACCTGAAGGCGCTGGCGACCCGTTACAAGGGCGATCCGACCGTCATCGGCATCGACCTGCACAACGAACCGCACGATCCGGCCTGTTGGGGCTGCGGCGACACGACGAGGGACTGGCGCCTGGCCGCCCAGCGCGCGGGCAACGCGGTGTTGTCCGTCAACCCCGAGCTGCTGATCTTCGTCGAGGGAGTGCAGACCTTCAACGGCGTCTCCGGCTGGTGGGGCGGCAACCTGATGGGGGTCGCCCAGTACCCGGTCCAGCTGGACGTGGCGAACCGGGTCGTCTACTCGGCGCACGACTACGCGACGAGCGTGGCCCAGCAGAGCTGGTTCAGCGACCCGACGTTCCCCGACAACATGCCGGGCGTGTGGGACAAGTACTGGGGCTACATCTTCAAGCAGAACATCGCACCCGTGTGGGTCGGCGAGTTCGGAACGACACTCCAGTCGACGGTGGACCAGCGGTGGCTGGCCGCGCTGGTGACGTATCTGCGCTCGACGTCGGCGTACGGCTCCGACTCCTTCCACTGGACCTTCTGGTCCTGGAACCCCAACTCCGGTGACACGGGCGGGATCCTGAAGGACGACTGGTCGACCGTGGACACGGTGAAGGACGGGTACCTGGCGGGCATCAAGGCGCCGGGCTTCCCGGGCGGAGGCGGTGGCGGCGGTGGCGGGGGTGGCGGCGGAGGCTCCGCCACCTGTGCGGCCGCGTACACCGTCAGCAGCGACTGGGGCAGCGGCTTCAACGCCGAGGTGAAGGTGACGAACACCGGCACGTCCGCGATCGGTTCCTGGAAGGTGACCTGGACCTGGCCCGGCTCCCAGCAGGTCACGAACATGTGGAACGCGTCGTACACACAGAGCGGTTCGACGGTGACCGCGGTGAACGCCGCCCACAACGGCGCGCTCGCGGCGGGCGGCTCGGCGAGCTTCGGTTTCGGGGGCGCGCCCGGGGGCGGGGGTGTGCCGAGTGTGAGTTGTACGGCGGGGTGA
- a CDS encoding MFS transporter → MVLTGQSLGREFRWLWAAYTVSAAGTWLAFDAFPLIAVLVLHVGPAEVSVLAAAGLAVGAVVAVPLGPWVEFRRKRPVMIAMDLIRCAALLTIPAAYTLGLLTFAQLLLVSVVVAAADITFNAASGACLKSLVPPPHLLTANARFEATTWTAIMLGPPLGGAALALLGPMTTLATDALSYLLSAAGIRAIGGEEKRTPTRTESRAKARAEARTKAQAEAQAAAGISVGAGAGADTDTDTDTDTDTDTDTDTDTDTDTSRSTTPKTSPPRLHPGDLLDGWRFILADPVLRPLFLNTLLVNGLIMAPTPVLVVLMVGDLGFSPWQYGLAFAVPCVGGLIGSRLSRRLVARFGRHRVMLTAGALRACWSLGLAFVHSGPGGLVLVMAVELGLITCAAVFNPVLATYRLDHTPPDRVARTLSAWSITAKLTTATLTALWGLLAAATTPRTTLAVAGALLLATPFLLPRRERPAGQESRQAAEV, encoded by the coding sequence ATGGTGTTGACAGGGCAGTCCCTGGGCCGGGAGTTCCGGTGGCTGTGGGCTGCGTACACGGTCAGCGCCGCCGGTACCTGGCTCGCCTTCGACGCGTTCCCCCTGATCGCGGTCCTCGTGCTGCACGTCGGGCCCGCCGAGGTGTCGGTGCTCGCGGCGGCTGGCCTGGCGGTGGGAGCGGTGGTCGCTGTACCGCTCGGCCCATGGGTGGAGTTCCGCCGCAAGCGGCCGGTGATGATCGCGATGGACCTGATCCGCTGCGCCGCGCTGCTGACCATCCCGGCGGCGTACACCCTCGGCCTGCTCACCTTCGCCCAGCTCCTCCTCGTCTCGGTCGTGGTCGCCGCCGCCGACATCACCTTCAACGCGGCGAGCGGTGCCTGTCTGAAGTCCCTGGTCCCGCCCCCGCACCTCCTCACCGCGAACGCCCGTTTCGAGGCCACGACCTGGACCGCCATCATGCTCGGCCCACCCCTCGGCGGCGCGGCACTCGCCCTCCTCGGCCCCATGACCACCCTGGCGACCGACGCCCTCAGCTACCTCCTCTCGGCAGCGGGCATCCGAGCGATCGGCGGCGAGGAGAAACGAACACCGACACGAACCGAATCGCGAGCCAAGGCACGAGCCGAGGCACGAACCAAGGCACAAGCGGAGGCACAAGCCGCCGCCGGAATCAGTGTCGGCGCCGGCGCCGGCGCCGACACCGACACCGACACCGACACCGACACCGACACCGACACCGACACCGACACCGACACCGACACCGACACCAGCAGGAGTACCACCCCAAAAACCTCCCCGCCCCGCCTCCACCCAGGCGACCTGCTCGACGGCTGGCGGTTCATCCTCGCCGACCCCGTTCTACGCCCCCTCTTCCTCAACACACTCCTGGTCAACGGCCTGATCATGGCGCCCACACCGGTGCTGGTCGTGCTGATGGTCGGTGACCTGGGCTTCTCCCCCTGGCAGTACGGCCTCGCCTTCGCGGTCCCCTGCGTCGGCGGTCTGATCGGCTCCCGCCTCTCCCGCCGCCTCGTCGCCCGCTTCGGCCGGCACAGGGTCATGCTCACCGCCGGGGCACTGCGCGCGTGCTGGTCGCTCGGGCTGGCCTTCGTCCACTCCGGGCCCGGCGGCCTCGTACTCGTCATGGCCGTGGAACTGGGCCTGATCACCTGCGCGGCCGTCTTCAACCCGGTGCTCGCCACCTACCGCCTCGACCACACCCCGCCCGACCGCGTCGCCCGCACCCTGTCCGCCTGGTCGATCACCGCCAAACTCACCACCGCCACCCTGACGGCCCTGTGGGGCCTCCTCGCCGCGGCCACCACCCCCCGCACCACCCTCGCCGTCGCGGGCGCCCTCCTCCTCGCGACCCCGTTCCTGCTGCCCCGACGCGAACGGCCCGCCGGTCAGGAATCCCGGCAGGCCGCTGAGGTATGA
- a CDS encoding WD40 repeat domain-containing protein: MCRRLLRPLFAGLAAILLVAVPAYADDDDGFTLKDPRITESSGLAASRLHPGVYWTHNDSDDGAYLYAVDSRTGKTVATVTLTGVGTPRDVEAISIGPGNKIYVGDIGDNLGGTWDYVWIYELPEPKELKDQTVKATQYVVKYEDGARDAEALMVHPKTGRVYIADKKEEGGSLYEGPATLSASGTNVFKRVTAIDLWVTDGAFSPDGKRLAVRGYFGGILYDWNDGKIKRVQRLSVPLQGQGESMTYTTDGSKIMYGSEGEDTAVVARDAPGGGSGGSGSSSGSGGSGSAQEGDKEGTSSEFKIGVVALAGGVVVVWGLKRLLRRPTS; encoded by the coding sequence ATGTGCCGTCGCCTCCTGCGCCCTCTCTTCGCGGGCCTTGCCGCGATCCTGCTCGTCGCCGTGCCCGCGTACGCGGATGACGACGATGGGTTCACGCTCAAGGATCCGAGGATCACCGAGTCCAGCGGGCTCGCCGCCTCACGGCTGCACCCCGGCGTCTACTGGACCCACAACGACAGTGACGACGGGGCGTACCTCTACGCCGTCGACAGCAGGACCGGCAAGACGGTCGCCACCGTCACCCTGACCGGCGTCGGCACCCCGCGTGACGTCGAGGCCATCTCCATCGGCCCCGGCAACAAGATCTACGTCGGCGACATCGGCGACAACCTCGGCGGCACCTGGGACTACGTCTGGATCTACGAGCTGCCCGAGCCGAAGGAGCTGAAGGACCAGACGGTCAAGGCCACGCAGTACGTCGTGAAGTACGAGGACGGGGCGCGGGACGCGGAGGCGCTGATGGTGCATCCGAAGACCGGGCGGGTCTATATCGCCGACAAGAAGGAGGAAGGGGGTTCCCTGTACGAGGGGCCGGCCACTCTCTCCGCCTCCGGGACCAATGTCTTCAAGCGGGTTACCGCCATCGACCTCTGGGTCACCGACGGGGCCTTCTCGCCCGACGGCAAGCGGCTCGCCGTACGCGGGTACTTCGGCGGCATCCTCTACGACTGGAACGACGGCAAGATCAAGAGGGTCCAGCGGCTGAGCGTGCCGTTGCAGGGGCAGGGCGAGTCGATGACGTACACCACCGACGGCTCCAAGATCATGTACGGGAGCGAGGGCGAGGACACGGCGGTCGTGGCGCGTGACGCGCCCGGCGGGGGTTCCGGGGGGTCGGGGTCGTCCTCCGGCAGCGGAGGGTCCGGGTCCGCGCAGGAGGGCGACAAGGAGGGGACCAGTTCCGAGTTCAAGATCGGGGTTGTCGCTCTTGCCGGGGGCGTCGTCGTCGTGTGGGGGTTGAAGCGGCTGCTGCGGCGGCCGACGTCGTGA